The DNA region TGGCTGCCACACTTTGCAGGCCGCTACCGCACCGATTGTGCAACGTTTTTCGTTGCTGCTGATAAGCGCGTTCGTATGGCTGCAGTGACGCTTGTGCTGCATTAACCTGCTCGGCGACCTGGGGCAGGGGCGTGGGGGACGGCAACATGAAATGCTCGCTCAGTCCCTTGGCTGCGAGGTGGTCAGGGGCATGACTCAGGTCCGCAGGCAGCGTCAGTTGCCATCGAGTCGGTTGCACCGGAAACGTCACGTCCTCAGCCAGAACCTGATAGGGCAACAGACACAGCAGGGGGAGGGTAAGGCGTCGTGTCATGTGATCTCCTTGTCTGCAATCGGTGCGCCATTAGGGCCACGGCAGAACCAGTCCGTTCCCATGTCGCGCTGTACGAAAGTCCAGTCAGCCGGTGTCTGTCCCTTTTTGCTAGGGCGCCTGATAGCGTTGCACACTCTCGATGATTTCTGCCCGGGCCGCTTCCAGATCGTCCCAGCCATGCACCTTGGCCCATTTGCCGGCTTCGAGATCCTTGTAATGGCTGAAAAAGTGCAGCGTTTGCTGCAGCAGGGCCTGCGGCAGGTCTTCCAGGCTGCGAATCGTCGCCGTCATCGGGCAGACAGCATCCAGTGGCACGGCGACCACCTTTTTGTCGATGCCGTGTTCATCCTCCATCTTCAGCAGGCCAATCGGCCGACAGGGCACCACCACACCGCCCGGCAGCGGGAAGGGCGCATGCACCAGGACATCGGTCGGGTCGCCATCCTGCGACAAGGTGTGCGGGACGAAGCCGTAATTCATCGGATACTGCATGGCCGTCGAGAGGAAGCGGTCAACAAACAGGGCGCCGGAGGTCTTGTCCATCTCATATTTGACCGGCAGTGCGTTGGCCGGGATTTCCACGATGACGTTAAAGCTGTCCGGTAACAGATCACCGGCCTGGATGTGAGCGATATTCATAAAAACTCCTTGAGGTGTAAGGGGCCGGCAGTCTTGCTGCCGGCAGTGAGTGACTGCGATTCATCGGCCATACACGGCTCTGGCGCCCAAATGACGCTCGATTTCCAGCAGCCGGTTGTATTTGGCCATGCGTTCAGAGCGGCAGGGCGAGCCGGTTTTGATCTGACCGCCGCCCATGGCCACGGCCAGGTCGGCAATGAAACTGTCTTCGGTTTCGCCTGAGCGGTGAGAGACGACATAGCCCCATCCCGCCCGGCGACACAGCTGGATGGCCTCGAGGGTCTCGCTGATCGTGCCGATCTGGTTGGGCTTGATCAGGGCTGCGTTGCAGCTGCGGTCCTGAATGGCTTGCTGAATGTACTGAGGATGGGTGACCAGCAGGTCATCGCCGACAATCTGAACCCGGTCTCCCAGTTCGGCCGTCAGTTGCCGGAAGCCCTGCACATCCCCTTCGTGGTGTCCGTCCTCGATGGAAACGATCGGATAGCGATCCAGCCACTGACTGAGCAAGCTCACCATGCCGACACTGGTTTTTTGGCCTTGGCCGCCGCGCTGCAGGCAATAGTGACCATCCCGATAGAACGAATTGGCGGCAATATCCAGTGCGATGGCGATATCCCGTCCCGGCACATAACCGGCGCGCTCGATGGCCATGACGATCAAATCGCAGGCTTCTTCATTGCAGGTAACGATGGGCGCGAAACCGCCGACATCACCGACGCTGGTCGTACAGCCATGTTGGGCCAGCAAGGTTTTCAAGGCCCGAAAGGTTTCTGCGCCATAGCGCAGGGCCTCGGCGAAGTTCGGCGCGCCCAGCGGATAAATCATGAACTCCTGGAAGTCGAGTCCGGAGTCTGCATGCTTGCCGCCATTGAGCACGTTCATCATCGGAATGGGGAGGTGCGTGGCACCGATGCCGCCGAGGTAGGCATATAACGGCAGATTTGCGCTTAGCGCGGCCGCCCTGGCCACGGCCATCGAGACGCCCAGCATGGCATTGGCGCCCAGTACGGCTTTCTCGGGGGTGCCGTCGCACTCGATCATGCGGTGATCGATCTCGGCCTGCGCGCAAGGATTCAGGCCCTTGAGCAGTGGTGCGAGATGGCGATTAACGTTGTCGACGGCCCAAAGCACCCCCTTGCCCGCGTAACGGCTTTTGTCCTCATCGCGCAGCTCGACGGCCTCATGACTGCCGGTCGAGGCACCGGACGGGACGGAGGCACTGGCCGACACGCCATGATCGAGATAGACATGGACTCGCAGGGTGGGGGTGCCGCGT from Paludibacterium sp. B53371 includes:
- the ppa gene encoding inorganic diphosphatase — protein: MNIAHIQAGDLLPDSFNVIVEIPANALPVKYEMDKTSGALFVDRFLSTAMQYPMNYGFVPHTLSQDGDPTDVLVHAPFPLPGGVVVPCRPIGLLKMEDEHGIDKKVVAVPLDAVCPMTATIRSLEDLPQALLQQTLHFFSHYKDLEAGKWAKVHGWDDLEAARAEIIESVQRYQAP
- the eno gene encoding phosphopyruvate hydratase codes for the protein MSAQIQAIEAQEILDSRGTPTLRVHVYLDHGVSASASVPSGASTGSHEAVELRDEDKSRYAGKGVLWAVDNVNRHLAPLLKGLNPCAQAEIDHRMIECDGTPEKAVLGANAMLGVSMAVARAAALSANLPLYAYLGGIGATHLPIPMMNVLNGGKHADSGLDFQEFMIYPLGAPNFAEALRYGAETFRALKTLLAQHGCTTSVGDVGGFAPIVTCNEEACDLIVMAIERAGYVPGRDIAIALDIAANSFYRDGHYCLQRGGQGQKTSVGMVSLLSQWLDRYPIVSIEDGHHEGDVQGFRQLTAELGDRVQIVGDDLLVTHPQYIQQAIQDRSCNAALIKPNQIGTISETLEAIQLCRRAGWGYVVSHRSGETEDSFIADLAVAMGGGQIKTGSPCRSERMAKYNRLLEIERHLGARAVYGR